The following proteins are co-located in the Bacteroidales bacterium genome:
- a CDS encoding transposase, with amino-acid sequence MRKQTWQPIDDNGEIAVCEFEYKAGPWKRYRTLKAFRMVKEYVEKKFFGEKQYILYIPVNEYGCYVSSYDDKDGWNLHKLYKVRSTSETWIEQVKSQLRAGQTLTDDFWANDILWQLNCFAYNISVMMRYKRKKFYRQEQRTFRDWFILVPGKLVKSGHQIEIKMYADYYYKYNWIEFDRLQEAA; translated from the coding sequence CTGAGAAAGCAGACATGGCAGCCTATAGACGATAATGGGGAAATTGCCGTATGCGAGTTTGAATACAAGGCAGGCCCGTGGAAAAGATATCGCACCTTGAAAGCCTTCAGGATGGTCAAAGAATACGTAGAAAAGAAATTCTTTGGAGAGAAACAGTATATATTGTATATTCCTGTTAATGAATACGGCTGTTACGTGAGTAGCTACGATGATAAAGACGGGTGGAACCTGCATAAGCTATACAAGGTCCGCTCTACAAGCGAAACATGGATTGAACAGGTTAAAAGTCAGCTCCGGGCAGGACAAACCTTAACCGATGATTTTTGGGCCAATGATATTTTATGGCAATTAAATTGCTTTGCCTACAACATCTCAGTCATGATGCGCTATAAGAGGAAAAAATTTTACCGGCAGGAACAACGAACTTTCAGAGATTGGTTTATACTGGTCCCGGGTAAATTGGTAAAGAGCGGGCATCAAATAGAAATCAAAATGTATGCTGACTATTACTATAAATACAACTGGATAGAATTTGACAGGCTTCAAGAGGCAGCATAA